A single region of the Triticum dicoccoides isolate Atlit2015 ecotype Zavitan chromosome 2B, WEW_v2.0, whole genome shotgun sequence genome encodes:
- the LOC119361891 gene encoding probable histone acetyltransferase HAC-like 3 has product MMTQTLQGIQQQYAPSGFTVQKPRTQTAAQVLQLDNMDSDTSPVRLVIKHKIANYLQRRGDFYNLDTRYLVAVSKSIDEQLYKDAESKIQYMDFETLEVRVNALLSCGSFGNSIYAWASSAALPTSYPGQLGIEVPDSSIQHVFYPQGFAPTNHHEVAADFAHSSADNIKRTPESLANTTAAPCMSSLPKYSSCLAGDFSGGAPTGHTEDHFPGDAHQVDSPQPSTSGSSSCVSGMCDRIANFTNNNRYSTGQVSSSLQYRECKEMLYTWSHPIEQSDQSNITAGGHDLYSGNCVTVREVVGRAEQTSNSTVSKPNSPASDESSGKHHPAKRLKVNYPFPVHADETEFPKEQQPAANGPHASSGTVKSETTVLSMKSPSGCSLQDSNASNTMENFRLQETAVQAEEGLCYENGDIEMKDSKLSSVDQTSLVASLTTRKKRGGSILYPLTAEELRDHMRSLGQHIFPNKAITEEDQSGLPDQNTCNLCGMERLLFEPPPRFCALCFKVINSTGSYYVPVENGSDKNSICAKCHHHVSNAKAKYQRRSNYAETDAESEWWVACDKCKAWQHQICALFNPKVMEEGVEYTCAKCLLKEKDSGDINLLESSAVLGALELPRTKLSDHIEQRLSVRLEHERLQRARASGKSVEEVPEVEGLTVRVVSSAARVLQVLPRFRDFFKQGNYPGEFPYKSKAILLFQKNEGVDVCLFAMYVQEYGTASPSPNQRHVYLAYIDSVKYFRPEIKSASGEALRTFVYHEILIGYLDYCKKQGFVSCSIWACPSTKRDDYVLYCHPTAQKMPRSDKLRSWYQNLIKKAVKEGVVVERNTLYDFFLQPTSECKAIISAACLPYCENDFWPGEAEKLLVEKKDDNTSQKNNIQAGRALRVAKRDDRKGNPEDILLVHKLGEKMRTMKEDFIMLCLQQFCKHCHQPILSGKSWMCTCCKNFHLCDQCHAEELSAPQKDRHPAATKQKHAFQRIEEEPLPETDDGDPTMESKYFDSRTDFLKHCQDNQYQFDTLRRAKHSTMMILYNLHDSACSACHRAMDQRFAWRCLVCTGCKFCDSCYKQDGENLHIHKLKQTDNQQQLPNYTLQDYLESLVHASKCFHDPHNCSFKLCVTMKKLFYHGVRCGIRNQGGCRNCVFMWRLLLTHSKQCDHEDCSVPRCRDLKVFMGKAKMLPARPCAVEC; this is encoded by the exons ATGATGACACAAACCCTGCAAGGGATCCAGCAGCAGTATGCACCAAGTGGCTTTACTGTCCAGAaacctcgcacacagactgcagcgCAAGTTCTTCAGCTGGATAATATGGATTCAGATACTTCTCCAGTCCGTCTCGTGATCAAACATAAAAT TGCAAACTACCTGCAAAGAAGGGGGGACTTCTACAACTTGGACACACGTTATCTTGTGGCAGTTTCAAAAAGTATTGATGAGCAGCTTTATAAGGATGCTGAATCAAAG ATCCAATACATGGATTTTGAAACTTTAGAAGTTAGGGTAAATGCTCTTCTCAGTTGTGGATCATTTGGCAACAGTATATATGCTTGGGCTTCTTCAGCAGCTTTACCGACGTCATACCCAGGACAGCTTGGGATAGAAGTACCAGATTCAAGTATACAGCATGTGTTTTATCCTCAGG GATTTGCACCAACTAATCATCATGAAGTTGCTGCCGACTTTGCTCATTCTTCAGCTGATAACATTAAACGGACTCCTGAAAGCTTAGCGAACACCACTGCTGCACCATGTATGTCATCACTACCAAAATACAGTTCCTGTCTTGCTGGAGATTTCAGTGGTGGAGCGCCTACTGGCCATACAGAAGACCATTTCCCAG GTGATGCTCATCAAGTTGATAGTCCACAACCATCGACATCTGGTAGTTCCAGTTGTGTGTCTGGAATGTGTGACAGAATCGCAAATTTTACAAATAACAACAGATATTCCACTGGCCAAGTATCATCATCTCTACAGTACAGAGAATGCAAGGAAATGTTATATACTTGGAGTCACCCAATAGAGCAATCAGATCAGTCAAATATCACAGCTGGAGGCCATGACTTGTACTCTGGTAATTGTGTCACTGTAAGAGAGGTAGTGGGGAGAGCTGAGCAGACATCAAATAGCACTGTATCAAAGCCAAATTCACCTGCTTCAGATGAATCTTCTGGCAAGCATCATCCGGCAAAACGATTAAAGGTTAATTACCCCTTTCCTGTCCATGCCGATGAAACAGAGTTTCCAAAGGAACAACAGCCTGCTGCCAATGGGCCTCATGCATCTTCTGGAACAGTAAAGTCTGAAACCACAGTATTATCTATGAAGTCGCCATCTGGCTGTTCCTTGCAGGACAGCAATGCTAGCAATACCATGGAGAATTTTAGGTTGCAAGAGACTGCTGTGCAAGCTGAAGAAGGGTTGTGTTATGAAAATGGTGACATCGAGATGAAGGACTCTAAGCTTAGCTCAGTGGATCAAACATCACTAGTAGCCAGCCTAACCACAAGGAAGAAAAGAGGGGGCTCAATACTTTATCCTTTAACTGCTGAGGAGCTTAGAGATCACATGAGAAGTCTGGGCCAGCATATTTTTCCG aacAAGGCGATTACAGAAGAGGACCAGTCGGGCTTGCCTGACCAAAATACATGCAACTTATGTGGGATGGAGCGGCTTCTTTTTGAACCTCCTCCACGATTCTGTGCTCTGTGTTTTAAAGTAATAAATTCGACGGGATCCTATTATGTTCCTGTGGAAAATGGAAGTGATAAGAATTCAATATGTGCCAAATGTCACCACCATGTTAGTAATGCAAAAGCTAAATATCAAAGGAGATCCAATTATGCAGAAACAGATGCCGAGTCTGAATGG TGGGTTGCGTGTGATAAGTGCAAAGCGTGGCAGCATCAAATATGTGCCCTTTTTAACCCTAAGGTTATGGAGGAGGGGGTGGAGTATACATGTGCGAAATGTTTATTGAAGGAGAAGGATAGTGGAGATATAAATTTGCTCGAGTCATCTGCTGTTCTAGGAGCATTAGAGTTACCAAGAACTAAACTGAGCGATCATATCGAGCAGAGACTTTCAGTGCGGCTTGAGCACGAGCGGCTGCAGAGGGCAAGGGCTTCAGGAAAAAGTGTTGAAGAG GTACCTGAAGTTGAAGGTCTTACTGTTAGAGTGGTTTCTTCTGCTGCAAGAGTACTTCAAGTCCTACCACGTTTTCGGGATTTTTTTAAACAAGGAAACTACCCTGGTGAATTTCCATACAAATCGAAG GCCATTCTCTTGTTTCAAAAGAATGAAGGCGTGGATGTTTGTCTATTTGCCATGTATGTACAAGAGTATGGTACTGCTAGCCCCTCACCAAATCAAAGGCACGTTTATCTTGCATATATCGATTCTGTCAAGTACTTCAGGCCTGAAATCAAATCTGCAAGTGGGGAAGCTCTCCGTACCTTTGTTTACCATGAAATTTTG ATTGGCTATTTGGATTACTGCAAGAAACAAGGATTTGTAAGCTGCTCCATATGGGCTTGCCCATCTACAAAGCGTGATGATTATGTTTTGTATTGTCATCCCACGGCACAAAAAATGCCGAGGTCTGACAAGCTTCGGAGCTG GTACCAGAACTTGATCAAGAAGGCTGTTAAGGAGGGTGTAGTTGTGGAGCGTAATACGCTGTACGATTTTTTTCTTCAGCCTACCAGTGAATGCAAGGCCATTATTTCTGCAGCATGCTTGCCATATTGTGAGAATGATTTCTGGCCTGGGGAAGCAGAGAAACTCCTCGTCGAGAAGAAAGACGACAACACCTCACAGAAGAACAACATACAAGCAGGAAGGGCCCTACGGGTTGCCAAACGTGATGACAGGAAAGGCAACCCTGAGGATATCTTGTTAGTGCACAAA CTTGGAGAAAAGATGAGAACAATGAAAGAAGACTTTATTATGCTTTGTCTGCAGCAGTTTTGCAAGCATTGCCACCAACCTATTTTATCTGGTAAAAGTTGGATGTGTACTTGCTGCAAAAACTTCCATCTTTGTGACCA ATGCCATGCAGAGGAGCTAAGTGCCCCACAAAAGGACAGGCATCCAGCTGCAACAAAACAAAAGCATGCCTTTCAAAGA ATAGAGGAAGAACCTCTTCCAGAGACTGATGATGGAGATCCAACAATGGAAAGCAAGTATTTTGACAGCAGAACAGATTTCTTGAAGCATTGTCAAGACAATCAGTACCAGTTTGATACACTTCGACGGGCAAAGCACTCAACAATGATGATTCTTTATAATCTACATGATTCAGCTTGCTCTGCCTGTCACCGGGCCATGGATCAACGCTTTGCGTGGCGGTGCCTGGTTTGCACTGGCTGCAAATTTTGTGATTCATGCTATAAACAAGATGGCGAAAATTTGCACATACATAAACTCAAACAGACAGACAATCAGCAACAACTGCCAAACTACACTCTGCAG GATTACCTTGAGAGCTTGGTGCATGCATCAAAATGCTTCCATGATCCGCATAATTGCAGTTTCAAACTGTGTGTTACAATGAAGAAGTTGTTCTACCATGGTGTACGATGTGGTATCCGCAACCAAGGAGGTTGCAGGAATTGTGTCTTCATGTGGAGACTTCTGCTCACTCACTCAAAACAGTGTGATCACGAGGACTGCTCAGTTCCCAGATGCAG AGATCTAAAGGTATTCATGGGCAAGGCCAAAATGCTTCCTGCTAGACCCTGTGCCGTGGAATGCTAG